The Rhea pennata isolate bPtePen1 chromosome 9, bPtePen1.pri, whole genome shotgun sequence genome has a segment encoding these proteins:
- the OSTN gene encoding osteocrin encodes MLQLQLIVVHLALVITLLQWQSSSMRLPEAVPESLEPSNVLGMGARPTTSEEKSATNLSAKLFLLDELMSLENEVTETKRKRSFPGFGSPIDRISSSSMDTKSKQRKVVELPKRRFGIPLDRIGVSRLSNMKG; translated from the exons atgctgcagctTCAGCTGATTGTGGTGCATTTGGCCCTTGTGATTACCCTGCTGCAGTGGCAGTCTAGCTCAATGCGCCTACCTGAGGCAGTTCCAGAG TCTTTGGAGCCTTCTAATGTGCTGGGCATGGGAGCACGTCCCACCACTAGTGAAGAGAAGTCAGCTACTAACCTATCAGCCAAGCTGTTCCTTCTTGATGAGCTGATGTCTCTGGAGAATGAGGTGACTGAGaccaaaaggaagagaagtttCCCAGGGTTTGGCTCCCCAATTGACAGGATTTCTTCAAGCTCTATGgatacaaaaagcaaacagag GAAAGTGGTTGAACTTCCTAAGAGACGATTTGGAATTCCTCTCGACCGGATTGGAGTGAGCCGTCTCAGCAACATGAAGGGTTAG